The following proteins come from a genomic window of Acetivibrio cellulolyticus CD2:
- a CDS encoding PAS domain-containing hybrid sensor histidine kinase/response regulator — MKSGEEKGLIKDTVLVKKDLSIFFISAKISPVKNEENIICGMVIVFRDISRLRSIEDKLSFEEKKFKTIYETAPVGMLVVDEKLIIRDINKSMLNIIEKEIDECIGRRFGDGIGCINSFIANGCGKSEKCFECLTAETLTDFFRNRTEFVDFEVEAEILLNGKPVLKWFKIYVTNTDIVGLNDCLLVIDDITEKKLMEDAIIRSRDYYISLFDNFPALIWRTGVGSKCDYFNNNWLAFTGRSIEQELGAGWTEGIHHDDLKKCKDVFWDSFNKRGALQVEFRLRYNDGSYHWVRNIGHPIYDLKGEFAGYIGAVFDISEHKSMMEELNKSKEEAEAANKAKSQFLANMSHEIRTPLNGMVGMIDLTLMSDLNNEQRDNLETAKSCVDSLLKLINEILDFSKIEAGKLELVNSSFRLEDLLEQTVKPYKIKAKEHNVMVDYSISSDLPEYIIGDQLRIKQVLNNLLSNALKFTEAGSINLKVDINTIDNDEFILFEVSDTGVGIADEDMEKLFKSFSQVDNSYTRKYNGTGLGLAISKRLIEKMGGSIWIKSEKGIGSTFSFTIKLERGIVQSVNQFKGISNYKASKELDILVVDDDKINQTVIEGMLRGFGHRVKIANNGFEAINCVSEKNFDLVLMDIQMPEMDGVTATKYIRESELKKNNYISKEELTSEEHNFRLPIVALTAHALQGDKEKFLAFGMDAYISKPVIISELFNTIEQIIKGKDDKELENLLENSKKFVEPKENIDKSFLEGLVFKMKQALNDENTSLLENYSHSIKEYIQRFDVEQIYENALRIELSARKEKIPGIGNYIEKIEKCILEL, encoded by the coding sequence ATGAAATCCGGGGAAGAAAAAGGTCTTATTAAAGATACTGTACTTGTAAAGAAAGATTTGTCAATATTTTTTATATCGGCAAAAATATCACCTGTAAAAAATGAAGAAAATATAATATGTGGTATGGTAATAGTATTCAGGGACATATCCAGGCTTAGAAGCATTGAGGATAAATTGAGCTTTGAAGAAAAAAAGTTTAAAACAATTTATGAAACCGCTCCTGTGGGAATGCTTGTAGTAGACGAAAAACTTATTATCAGAGATATAAATAAGTCAATGCTTAATATTATTGAAAAAGAAATTGATGAATGTATAGGCAGAAGATTCGGCGATGGCATTGGATGTATAAACAGCTTCATAGCCAATGGCTGTGGTAAAAGCGAAAAATGTTTTGAATGTTTAACAGCAGAAACACTTACGGATTTTTTTAGGAATAGGACGGAATTTGTAGACTTTGAAGTCGAAGCTGAAATTCTTCTTAATGGCAAACCTGTTTTAAAGTGGTTTAAAATATATGTGACAAATACAGATATAGTTGGATTAAATGACTGTCTTCTTGTCATTGATGACATTACAGAGAAAAAGCTTATGGAAGATGCTATTATACGTTCACGTGATTATTATATTTCACTTTTTGATAATTTTCCGGCTCTTATTTGGCGAACTGGAGTAGGCTCCAAGTGTGATTATTTCAACAACAACTGGCTGGCATTTACAGGCAGGTCTATTGAGCAGGAGCTTGGTGCAGGATGGACAGAAGGAATACATCATGATGATTTGAAAAAATGCAAAGATGTTTTTTGGGATTCATTCAATAAGAGAGGAGCCCTCCAAGTTGAATTTAGATTAAGGTACAATGATGGGAGCTACCATTGGGTAAGGAATATTGGACATCCCATATATGATTTAAAAGGAGAGTTTGCAGGATATATAGGTGCGGTTTTTGATATATCGGAACATAAGAGCATGATGGAGGAGTTGAATAAATCCAAAGAAGAGGCTGAGGCTGCTAACAAAGCAAAAAGCCAGTTTCTAGCCAATATGAGTCATGAAATAAGAACACCCTTAAATGGAATGGTGGGAATGATTGACTTAACACTTATGAGTGACTTGAATAATGAACAAAGAGATAATCTTGAGACAGCAAAATCATGCGTTGATTCTCTCCTAAAGTTAATAAACGAAATACTTGATTTTTCTAAAATTGAGGCCGGGAAACTGGAACTTGTGAACTCAAGTTTCAGATTGGAAGATTTATTGGAGCAAACGGTAAAACCATATAAAATCAAAGCTAAGGAACATAATGTAATGGTCGACTATTCAATAAGCTCTGACCTACCTGAATATATAATTGGAGACCAACTCAGAATAAAGCAGGTTTTAAACAACTTACTCAGTAATGCTTTGAAGTTCACTGAAGCTGGCAGTATAAATTTAAAGGTGGATATAAACACAATCGATAATGATGAATTTATACTTTTTGAGGTTTCAGATACGGGTGTTGGAATTGCTGATGAGGATATGGAAAAACTCTTTAAAAGCTTTTCCCAGGTGGATAACTCTTATACAAGGAAATACAACGGAACAGGATTAGGGTTAGCAATTTCGAAAAGGCTTATAGAGAAGATGGGCGGAAGTATATGGATTAAAAGTGAAAAAGGTATAGGTAGCACATTTTCTTTTACAATAAAACTTGAACGCGGTATAGTACAGAGTGTAAATCAATTTAAAGGTATCAGTAATTATAAAGCATCTAAAGAACTGGATATTTTGGTAGTTGATGATGACAAAATAAACCAGACAGTTATTGAAGGGATGCTTCGTGGTTTTGGGCATAGGGTTAAGATTGCCAATAATGGTTTTGAAGCAATAAACTGTGTTTCAGAGAAGAATTTTGATTTGGTTTTAATGGACATACAGATGCCTGAGATGGATGGGGTTACAGCGACCAAATATATCAGGGAGAGTGAGTTAAAAAAGAATAATTATATTAGCAAGGAAGAATTAACTTCGGAGGAACATAATTTTAGATTACCGATTGTAGCATTGACAGCCCATGCTTTACAAGGTGACAAAGAGAAGTTTTTGGCTTTTGGTATGGATGCATATATTTCAAAGCCTGTAATCATTTCTGAACTTTTTAATACAATTGAGCAAATCATAAAAGGTAAGGATGATAAGGAACTTGAAAACTTACTTGAAAATTCTAAAAAGTTTGTAGAACCAAAAGAAAATATTGATAAAAGTTTTCTAGAGGGTTTAGTTTTCAAAATGAAGCAGGCATTAAATGATGAAAATACCAGCTTGCTAGAAAATTACTCACATTCAATTAAGGAATATATTCAAAGGTTTGATGTAGAGCAGATATATGAGAATGCCTTAAGAATTGAATTGAGTGCAAGGAAGGAAAAAATTCCGGGAATAGGAAATTATATAGAAAAAATTGAAAAATGTATTTTAGAATTGTGA
- a CDS encoding PAS domain-containing protein has product MEVNSYNSQKILEYIGEGLLYADNEGKILFINKAAENLTGWNRDECIGKKLSMFSVLKTYLLKVI; this is encoded by the coding sequence ATGGAAGTAAACAGCTATAATAGTCAAAAAATATTGGAATACATTGGTGAGGGATTATTATATGCGGACAATGAGGGTAAAATTCTATTTATAAATAAAGCTGCAGAAAACTTAACTGGATGGAATAGAGACGAATGCATTGGAAAAAAATTGAGTATGTTTTCCGTATTAAAAACATATCTTCTGAAGGTTATTTAG
- a CDS encoding methyl-accepting chemotaxis protein, which produces MKWFYNMKIGAKLLLGFIIVSLLTGVIGVVGIWNIKSLSDSDSKLYSNMTVPISQLSGISTAFQRMRVNARDMIIASSDSDIQQNIDKINERIAEIDELSSEYEALILSDRMREEFNKFVDSRKAYRTEIDKVIKLAKENKDAEAYEILGETGSAGIASRAEQDAIEKLVELKVEDAKQQEEKNTNQANSTMLIMLLVVFVTLCLSILLGVFISRIITKPIKKAANMLQEMGKGHLGTRLNMDTKDEIGQMARDMDEFADDLQNNVVGVMKKISDGDVSMIIQPKDSQDEISPALNKTVDTVRGLIADTGNLIKATQEGKLDTRCNANSYSGSWKEMVIGINNLIDAFVGPINVTAEYIDRVSNGDIPPKITDTYYGDFNEIKNNLNKLIDTLNLFITDMDYMAKQHDLGDIDVVVPEEKFNGSYRAMAKGVNDMVKGHITVKKKAMACVAEFSKGNFEAELEKFPGKKAFINENIESLRKNLKDVNNEINKLIEASEEGKLSERGNDKAFQGDWAVMIKGLNGLIEKIVEPVMEAATVLDEMAKGNLQTAVIGNYKGDHARIKEALNFTIKTISSYINEISYILTEMANGNLGVGITVDYLGDFIEIKNSINMIVKSFNEVLGDMNLAAEQVAAGSRQVSDSSQALSQGSTEQASSIEELTASMNEIAEQTKKNAVNANLANELALTAKNNAAQGNDQMKEMLKAMEEINLSSSNISKIIKVIDDIAFQTNILALNAAVEAARAGQHGKGFAVVAEEVRNLAARSANAAKETTSMIEGSIKKVEEGTKIANETADALNNIVEGVAKAADIVGNIASASNEQATGISQVNQGISQVSQVIQTNSATAEEGSAASEELSGQADLLKEMVAKFKLKNAESFGNINDLSPDVLKALQCMMDEKKAPKGAGLKKAGNGFTVGKASKSRISLNDIDFDKY; this is translated from the coding sequence ATGAAGTGGTTTTATAATATGAAAATCGGAGCGAAGTTGTTGTTGGGATTTATAATTGTATCGTTGTTGACAGGAGTTATAGGTGTTGTTGGAATTTGGAATATTAAATCCCTCAGTGATTCGGACAGTAAATTGTATAGCAACATGACAGTTCCAATATCTCAATTATCGGGTATTTCAACTGCATTTCAAAGGATGCGTGTTAATGCGAGGGATATGATAATTGCATCAAGCGATAGCGATATTCAACAAAATATTGACAAAATCAATGAAAGAATAGCAGAAATTGATGAACTTTCATCTGAATATGAGGCTTTGATACTTTCAGACAGAATGAGAGAAGAATTCAACAAATTTGTAGATTCCAGAAAAGCATACAGAACTGAGATTGATAAAGTAATAAAGTTAGCTAAAGAAAATAAGGATGCTGAAGCGTATGAAATACTAGGTGAAACAGGAAGTGCAGGAATTGCTTCAAGAGCAGAACAGGATGCAATAGAAAAATTGGTTGAACTAAAAGTTGAGGATGCTAAACAACAAGAAGAAAAAAATACTAATCAAGCCAATAGCACAATGCTGATAATGCTATTAGTCGTTTTTGTAACATTATGCCTATCAATCCTTCTAGGTGTGTTTATATCAAGAATTATTACCAAGCCTATCAAGAAAGCTGCAAATATGCTGCAGGAGATGGGAAAAGGTCATCTTGGAACTCGGCTAAATATGGATACAAAAGATGAGATCGGACAGATGGCAAGGGACATGGATGAATTTGCAGATGATTTGCAGAATAATGTTGTAGGTGTAATGAAGAAAATTTCTGATGGTGACGTGAGCATGATTATACAGCCTAAAGATTCACAGGATGAAATTTCTCCGGCTTTAAATAAAACAGTAGATACAGTTAGAGGATTGATTGCGGATACAGGCAACCTTATTAAAGCTACACAAGAAGGAAAACTTGACACCAGATGTAATGCAAACTCCTACTCAGGTAGTTGGAAGGAAATGGTGATAGGAATAAATAATTTAATAGATGCCTTTGTAGGTCCAATCAATGTTACTGCTGAGTATATTGACAGGGTAAGTAATGGAGACATTCCACCTAAAATAACAGATACTTATTATGGTGATTTCAATGAAATTAAGAACAATTTGAACAAATTAATTGATACATTGAATTTATTTATCACTGATATGGATTACATGGCAAAGCAGCATGATTTGGGCGATATTGATGTTGTTGTACCAGAAGAAAAATTCAATGGTTCATACAGGGCGATGGCAAAAGGCGTAAATGATATGGTAAAAGGGCACATTACCGTTAAGAAAAAAGCAATGGCATGTGTGGCCGAATTTTCGAAAGGTAACTTTGAGGCAGAGCTTGAAAAATTTCCAGGTAAGAAGGCATTTATTAATGAAAATATAGAATCATTAAGAAAGAATTTGAAGGATGTAAATAATGAAATTAATAAGCTCATTGAAGCATCTGAAGAAGGAAAATTGAGTGAAAGAGGAAATGACAAAGCCTTCCAGGGTGATTGGGCCGTTATGATTAAAGGGCTTAATGGACTTATAGAAAAAATTGTTGAACCGGTTATGGAAGCAGCAACAGTTTTAGATGAGATGGCAAAGGGTAATTTGCAAACTGCAGTTATCGGTAATTACAAGGGTGACCACGCTCGAATCAAGGAAGCGCTCAACTTTACAATTAAGACAATTTCAAGTTATATAAATGAAATATCTTATATACTTACGGAAATGGCCAATGGAAATCTTGGTGTAGGAATTACTGTTGATTATTTAGGAGACTTTATTGAAATCAAAAATTCAATAAATATGATTGTTAAATCCTTCAATGAAGTTCTAGGAGATATGAATTTGGCAGCGGAACAGGTTGCAGCTGGTTCAAGGCAGGTTTCTGATTCAAGCCAGGCACTATCACAGGGGTCGACAGAACAGGCAAGTTCCATAGAAGAATTGACAGCTTCCATGAATGAAATAGCAGAACAGACTAAAAAGAATGCAGTAAATGCAAATCTTGCAAATGAGCTTGCCTTAACAGCAAAAAACAATGCAGCTCAAGGAAATGATCAAATGAAAGAAATGCTAAAGGCAATGGAGGAGATCAATCTGTCATCCTCCAACATTTCAAAGATAATTAAAGTTATTGATGATATTGCATTCCAGACTAACATACTTGCATTAAATGCTGCTGTGGAAGCTGCAAGGGCTGGCCAACACGGAAAAGGTTTTGCAGTTGTAGCTGAAGAAGTACGAAACTTAGCAGCAAGAAGTGCGAATGCAGCTAAAGAAACAACATCTATGATAGAAGGTTCTATTAAGAAGGTTGAAGAAGGTACCAAGATTGCAAATGAAACTGCAGATGCATTGAACAATATAGTTGAAGGAGTAGCAAAGGCTGCGGATATTGTTGGCAATATAGCATCTGCATCAAATGAACAGGCAACAGGAATATCACAGGTTAATCAGGGAATATCACAGGTTTCACAGGTGATCCAAACGAATTCGGCAACAGCGGAGGAAGGTTCTGCAGCAAGTGAAGAACTTTCAGGTCAGGCAGATCTTCTAAAAGAAATGGTTGCTAAATTCAAGTTAAAGAATGCAGAATCCTTTGGAAATATAAATGACCTGAGCCCTGATGTGCTTAAAGCGTTGCAATGCATGATGGATGAGAAAAAAGCACCTAAAGGAGCAGGATTAAAGAAAGCTGGTAACGGATTTACAGTTGGAAAAGCATCTAAATCAAGGATTTCATTAAACGATATTGATTTTGACAAGTATTAA
- a CDS encoding MBL fold metallo-hydrolase — MKVLCLTSESQIYTSNAFLITDRVFKVIHTPGHSNDSICLYNSEEKVLFSGDTPLVIRSKDNTYEQNFIEALKYLSTKKVETIYFGHGPPLNHDCMEMISNIINNISIKGN; from the coding sequence TTGAAGGTTTTATGCCTTACTAGCGAAAGCCAAATATATACATCAAATGCTTTTTTAATTACTGATAGAGTTTTTAAGGTTATTCATACGCCTGGACACAGCAATGACTCTATTTGTCTGTATAACAGTGAAGAGAAAGTACTTTTTTCAGGGGATACACCTCTTGTTATAAGGTCGAAGGATAACACCTATGAACAAAACTTTATAGAAGCACTAAAATATCTTAGTACAAAAAAAGTTGAAACCATATATTTTGGGCATGGCCCACCTCTTAATCACGATTGTATGGAGATGATTTCTAATATTATAAATAACATATCAATAAAAGGTAATTAG